In Syntrophales bacterium, the genomic window TATACGTAACATAATCTGATTTTCTTATTGATGTTAAGCTGTTAACTCATATTTAAGCTCTCACATTTTTATCTCTCAGTCAAGATAAATCCCGGCCGGAGCCATTAAAGAGCTCAAGGCCGAGATCACCTCTTCATGATCCCTCGGTCCGTTGCATAATCACCTCCATTGCATTGAAGTAGTCCCTCTTTACTTTGAGGTTTGATATCCGGCAATATCGTTGTGTGGTTTTCACACTACTATGCCCCAAAAGGTCCTGGATGGTGGAGAGATCGGCGTCGGCATTCAACATCTGAGTTGCCATCGTATGCCTAAGATGATGACAGGAAACCTTAAGCTTCGCTTTGCGGGCATAATATTCTATGCGCTTCTGAATGCCGCGGATAGAAATGGATTGTCCCGTACATGGCCCTTTTTTCACCAGGAAGATTTTTCTTGCCCTGGAAGCAGGTCTTACCCTTAAATAGAATGCCAAAGCATGAAGCGCATCATCGCTCATATAGACGATCCGGTCTTTCGCCCCTTTCCCATCTTCAACCAGGATTGTCCTGCGTTTGACGTCTATGACCCCTATGGTAAGATTTGCAACCTCCTCCACCCTTAACCCACAGCGCAACATCAACATAAACATGGCCCGGTCACGGGGCTCACTCACGACTTTAAAAAAGATCTCCGCCTGTTCATCTCTTAAATGCCGGGGAAGTGGCCTGGACATCTTTTGCATGTGCTTCTTTCTGATGGGGTTGGTAACTGCTAAATCTTCCTCTTCCTTCAGATAATGATAGAACTGGCGAATACCATCCAAATGGCAGTTAACGGTCTTGGGTGCCATCCTCTTCTTCATGAGATAG contains:
- a CDS encoding tyrosine-type recombinase/integrase; translation: MKRRNCSPNTVKNYLNIIKHFVIWVDIPVEGVTHATVSRYIDYLMKKRMAPKTVNCHLDGIRQFYHYLKEEEDLAVTNPIRKKHMQKMSRPLPRHLRDEQAEIFFKVVSEPRDRAMFMLMLRCGLRVEEVANLTIGVIDVKRRTILVEDGKGAKDRIVYMSDDALHALAFYLRVRPASRARKIFLVKKGPCTGQSISIRGIQKRIEYYARKAKLKVSCHHLRHTMATQMLNADADLSTIQDLLGHSSVKTTQRYCRISNLKVKRDYFNAMEVIMQRTEGS